In the genome of Pyrobaculum islandicum DSM 4184, the window ATCTTGATTGCATCTTAAAAATCTTTAGGGCACCCCCTATCTTTCTCTTGGCCCCTCCCCAGGGGATTCAGGGGCCTGCCTCAGGTGTGCCGGGACGAGGGGGCTCATACGGGGTTGGGCGCCAGACTGTTCGTATTGCAACAGTCTGGCGCCCCTTCTGCCGCCCTAGGGGCCAGACGTTGTTCATGAGAGAAGTGTGGTTGAGGGGTCAAAAGTAAGATAGCCGCCGGAGTAGAAAAACGGGTTGTTTTGTCTTCTCTATTAGCTCTTGGTATCTCCTCTCTGCCCATGTCATGAGGGCGTTGTCGCGGTGTGCCTTGAAGCCGCAGGCGGGGCATTGCATCTGTCTGTCTCTCTTTTCCATCTTGGCGCTACATCTGGGATATTTTGTACTGATAACCTCTCCTCTAGATACGGAATGCCGTACCACTGCGCTAGCGCTTGTAGTCTCTTCCGCAGTTGTCTAAGACCGCCGCTTTCGCCACTCTGCTTTCTTGCCAAATACGTTTCGTCTTCCATTGCGTCCATCACGAGGGCAGCTTGACGCTCTCTAGCCAACTTTATGATTTCACGCGTCGTGTTTATAACGACGTCGCGGATTATGCCGAAGCGCTTTGTCTCAAGCTTCCACAGCTGTCCCTAGAGGTCGAGGGCTCTACGCGGGTCCTCGCCCTCGTCTGCACGCGCGGGGGCCTTGCCCAATTGGCCGACGCGGGCGTGGACTCTCTCCAGCTTCTTAATCCTCTCTCTGGAAGCCGTTGTCGTCGTGAGCTACGTTAGCGACAGACGCAGTAAGAGCCACAATAAAACAAACTCGTTTTTCATATCTCATATACTTCTATTTGGTTTTATTGCTTGACATTGAGAGCTCCTAAACATCAAGTAGTGTCTTCATAACGACGGAATAACTTTACAAATTTCAGATGTAGTAGCATGGACAGAAGAGTGGCGATCTTGTTTTAAGGCGACGTCGCATTGAAAAAGTCTAAGTGTGGAGGGGTTGGAGGTAAGGTCGTTGGGGAAGGTGTCCCGCCTCTGGATGGAATTGTGGTGGTTGTGGGACGTAGTTTTCTCTACTGAAAGTTTTAGGTTACTCTCCTGCTGTATGCTTACATCGTAGCTATATAAGCACTGTAGATAAAATATGTGTGGACCACTTTTTCGATATGTTTATAACATCTGCGAGCAAGAAGTTACGAGAGTATTTAGATAGCCGTATTTACCAAGAATATCCAGTTGGAGAACTCGCCGACAGAGTTCTAAAGAGAAGTATCACGCCTGCAAATAAAGAGTTTAGAATCGCAGGGGTAGACGGCGGGGTTGGCGTTGTAAGATTAGCCAATGGACATCAGGTAATTTTGGCCAGGGCTGTTGCAGTAGGGCCGGATTTTGTAGAAAGAGAGTTTATCATCGATGTGGCTACTGTAGACTCCGCCTCTCTTCCCTGGGCGTATTTAATTATGGCGGAGTCGCTTGTTGGGATTAAAGCTTTGGAAAAACACGGCGTAGATATCTTATTAATGGACGGCTCTCTCTACGCCAAATCGCTTAGACTTGTCCACAACCTCATCTTGACTAGGGAGTTCCAGAACTTGTACTACGTGCCTGAGCTTGCAACTGCTCTCTACAGCTTGGCTAAACTTGTAGAAACAGCAAGAAACCGCGGGGGTAGACTGGTCTTTGTCTCTAAAGATTACAATTTTAAATTATTGAAGGAGCATATACTTTTTGAAAAACTGAGCGAGAGATATCGAGAGGATATCTTTCACAAGGGGCTCCTCTGGTATTCGATTCTTTGGATTAGGAAGTTTAGGAAAGAGTTGCTAAAGTTGTATAAAGTGGCTAAGAGACAGGATTACGAAGGGGCGCGGCTTATGGCTCTTCTCGTAGCTCAGTCTATCACCGACTCGGAGCTTTTGTCTAGTCTCCTCCCAGCGGGTTACTACACAATGCCTATGCTTGTAGGGGGGTGCGATGCGTATATAAACTATAAGGGGCTTGCGACAGTAGATAAGTTGGTAAAAGCCGCCGAGGATAGACTTGAAGATTCCATGATTTTTAGGCTTAAGGAGAGTTTTAACAGTGATATAATTGGAGTTATTAGAGAAGCACTTGAAGCCATACCAAAGGTATATTTCTTCTACGTGAGATTTAACGCCGAAGACATGCCTATACTTGTAGAGGTGCC includes:
- a CDS encoding DNA double-strand break repair nuclease NurA encodes the protein MFITSASKKLREYLDSRIYQEYPVGELADRVLKRSITPANKEFRIAGVDGGVGVVRLANGHQVILARAVAVGPDFVEREFIIDVATVDSASLPWAYLIMAESLVGIKALEKHGVDILLMDGSLYAKSLRLVHNLILTREFQNLYYVPELATALYSLAKLVETARNRGGRLVFVSKDYNFKLLKEHILFEKLSERYREDIFHKGLLWYSILWIRKFRKELLKLYKVAKRQDYEGARLMALLVAQSITDSELLSSLLPAGYYTMPMLVGGCDAYINYKGLATVDKLVKAAEDRLEDSMIFRLKESFNSDIIGVIREALEAIPKVYFFYVRFNAEDMPILVEVPAEDTKMFDGSSVKAFYPAAPIDDVVAILASQYRDPIHYNTWLWYAHTMASFKSSQLSEYAVYLKKMTEEVGVARRIKLAWGL